The Trueperaceae bacterium sequence CGGTTCGAGCTCGTCGATGATCTCCATCGCGCGGATCTTCGGGGCGCCCGACGCGGTCCCCATCGGGAGGGTCGACGCCAACGCGTCGAGCGGCGTGCGGCCCTCGGCGAGGATCCCCTCGACGGTGGACACGAGGTGCATGACGTGACTGTAGTACTCGACGCGCATGAGGTCCGCCACCCGCACCGACCCGGGGGCGCACACCCGCCCGAGGTCGTTACGTCCGAGGTCGACCAGCATCACGTGCTCCGCGCGTTCCTTCGCGTCCGCCGCGAGGCCCTCGGCGAGGGCGGCGTCCTCGTCGGCGGTCGCGCCCCGCGGGCGGGTCCCGGCGATCGGGAGGGTCGACACCGACCGGCCGTCGCTCCGCACGAGGCTTTCGGGGCTGGACGCGACGAGCGTGACGGGCCCGAGATCGAGGTACCCGAGGTAGGGGCTGGGGTTGATCGCCCGCAACGCCCGGTAGGCGGCGAACGGGTGCACCCCGAGCTCCGCGGTGTAGCGCTGGCTGGGCACGACCTGGAAGGCGTCCCCCGCGCGGATGTACGTCACCGCCCGACGGACGGCGTCCTCGTACGCGGCCTGCGTCATGTTCGCTTCGAACGTCGTTCGGCGGCCCGCCCGGTCGCCGGGCACGCCCGGCAGCGGCGCGCGGAGGCGCGCGCGGGCGTGCGCGATGCGTTCCCGCGCCCGCGCTTCGTCCGCGGCGTCGCCCGCCTCGGCCGGCGCGACGAGGAACATCCGGCGGCGCAGGTGATCGAAGATCACCAGCACCTCCGGCGCGACGAACAGCAGGTCGGGCACCCCCAGCTCGTCGGGGTTGGCGTCGGGCAGCCGCTCGTAGCGGCGGACGAGGTCGTACGCGGCGTACCCGACGGCCCCCGCCCAGAACGACGGGAGGTCCGCACCGGCGACCGGCTCCACGTCGCGCACGACGTGGTCCCACAGGATGCGGAGGGGGTCGTCGCCCTCCACGGGGCGCGTCCCCTGCGCATCCCCGACCGTGGTGACGCCGTCCTTGGAGGTGACGCGGAGGCGTTCGCCGACCCCGATGAAGCTGTAGCGGGCGAGGCGGCCCTGCTCGGCGGACTCGAGCAGGAAACTGGGGGCGGAGGCGAGCTTGAGGTACGCCGTCAGGGGCGTCTCGAGGTCGGCGAGGACCTCCTGGTGGATGGGCGTGAGCGGGCGGGTGGGCATGGCGGCCTCCAGGGACCGAGCGCCGCGCGGGCGCGCTTCAGCGAAGGGGGGCGGGGCGGACGCCGCGACGCCATCGCTCCACCCGCCGGGCGCGCCCGCCCGACCTCACGCCGCGGAGCCTTCCGCGGACGCCTCGCCGCCGGCGTCGTCGCCGCCGTCGTCCTCGGCCCCGAGGAACATGCCGATGGCGTGGAAGCCGGCGTCGACGTGGACGGTCTCCCCCGTCACGCCGCCCGCGAGGTCGGTCAGGAG is a genomic window containing:
- the trpE gene encoding anthranilate synthase component I, yielding MPTRPLTPIHQEVLADLETPLTAYLKLASAPSFLLESAEQGRLARYSFIGVGERLRVTSKDGVTTVGDAQGTRPVEGDDPLRILWDHVVRDVEPVAGADLPSFWAGAVGYAAYDLVRRYERLPDANPDELGVPDLLFVAPEVLVIFDHLRRRMFLVAPAEAGDAADEARARERIAHARARLRAPLPGVPGDRAGRRTTFEANMTQAAYEDAVRRAVTYIRAGDAFQVVPSQRYTAELGVHPFAAYRALRAINPSPYLGYLDLGPVTLVASSPESLVRSDGRSVSTLPIAGTRPRGATADEDAALAEGLAADAKERAEHVMLVDLGRNDLGRVCAPGSVRVADLMRVEYYSHVMHLVSTVEGILAEGRTPLDALASTLPMGTASGAPKIRAMEIIDELEPTRRGPYAGAFGYLAVDGAMDMALTLRTMVIEGGRVHLQAGGGVVADSDPTAEYQESVNKLAALRRAVEMATEGLA